Proteins co-encoded in one Chroicocephalus ridibundus chromosome 28, bChrRid1.1, whole genome shotgun sequence genomic window:
- the LOC134507847 gene encoding C-type lectin domain family 2 member D-like isoform X4 has protein sequence MFINPNSSEGITVCCKIRYSLLLLQDTLNTFLQEFQLYALIGQWDDALAKSLTALQSVSHSDVLRHSPSLAWPSSARSATGEGNRSCSSEGNMEEPLSPQDRGKSPHAEMPRGTGERRQRRLVVWVVVLVVLVALVLALAVAVAALSAGRCGGDPAVPAALVLACPDDWVGYHNVCYSFSRAEGSWEWSQEQCSSHGASLAMPRREGEMEFLWSQKAHVDYWLGLRRQGERLQWVDGSSFNQTPLIVIINKLDG, from the exons atgttcattaaccccaacagctctgaaggcattacagtatgttgcaagataagatatagtctactactgctgcaagacacactgaacaccttcctacaagaatttcaactttatgccctgataggacagtgggatgatgcactcgcaaagagcctgactgcattaca gtccgtctcccactccgacgtcctccgacacagcccttccctggcaTGGCCTTCCTCAGCCCGG AGTGCCACGGGAGAAGGGAACAGATCCTGCTCCAGCGAGGGGAATATGGAGGAGCCCCTGAGTCCCCAGGACAGAGGGAAATCCCCACACGCAGAGATGCCTCGGGGCACAGGTGAAAGGCGACAGAGAAGACTTGTGG tGTGGGTCGTGGTGCTGGTtgtgctggtggctctggtgctggctctggctgtggctgttgctgcaCTCTCAG caggaagatgtggaggggatccagctgtgcctgcGGCTCTGGTGCTGGCCTGTCCTGATGACTGGGTCGGGTACCACAATGTCTGCTACTCCTTCTcgagggctgaggggagctgggagtggagccaggagcagtgctcctcgcatggggcctcgctggccatgccccggagggagggggagatg GAGTTCCTCTGGAGTCAGAAGGCCCATGTTGATTACTGGCTTGGGCTGCGGAGACAAGGCGAGCGCCTGCAGTGGGTGGATGGCAGCAGCTTCAACCAGAC